The following are encoded in a window of Citrobacter freundii genomic DNA:
- a CDS encoding TVP38/TMEM64 family protein, translating to MKLNKTHVIRYCRTGLILLLLLAPIAWVWVPGVSDFVSHSLAAFATVDQHAIENLIRSYGAQAAVVSFCLMILQAIIAPLPAFVITFANASLFGAFWGGVLSWTSAMAGAALCFFIARVFGRSTVEKLTGKTVLNSMDAFFARYGKHTILVCRLLPFVPFDPVSYAAGLTSIRFRHFFLATGVGQLPATLVYSWAGSLLTGGAFWFVTGLFVLFALTVVISVARSIYLERHRKHV from the coding sequence ATGAAGCTGAACAAAACGCACGTCATACGCTATTGCCGGACCGGGCTGATTCTCCTGCTACTGCTGGCGCCGATCGCCTGGGTATGGGTGCCCGGCGTCAGTGATTTTGTCAGTCACAGCCTGGCGGCATTCGCCACGGTTGACCAGCACGCCATTGAAAATCTCATTCGGTCATACGGTGCTCAGGCTGCGGTGGTATCGTTTTGCTTAATGATCTTACAAGCCATTATCGCCCCGCTTCCGGCGTTTGTGATCACCTTTGCCAATGCGTCATTGTTCGGCGCATTCTGGGGAGGCGTACTCTCCTGGACCAGCGCAATGGCTGGCGCGGCGCTATGCTTTTTCATCGCCCGTGTTTTTGGTCGTAGCACGGTGGAAAAGCTGACCGGAAAAACGGTGTTGAATAGCATGGACGCCTTTTTTGCACGCTACGGCAAACACACTATTCTGGTCTGTCGCCTGTTACCTTTCGTTCCCTTTGACCCGGTCAGTTACGCCGCAGGTCTGACATCGATCCGCTTTCGTCATTTTTTCCTCGCCACCGGCGTCGGTCAGCTACCCGCGACACTCGTCTATTCCTGGGCCGGCAGCCTGTTAACCGGAGGAGCATTCTGGTTCGTGACCGGGCTATTTGTATTATTTGCGCTGACTGTGGTTATCTCCGTGGCGAGAAGCATTTATCTTGAACGGCACAGAAAACACGTCTGA
- the astC gene encoding succinylornithine/acetylornithine transaminase — protein sequence MSLSVTRENFDEWMMPVYAPATFVPVRGEGSRLWDQQGKEYIDFAGGIAVNALGHAHPALREALNDQAGKFWHTGNGYTNEPVLRLAKKLIDATFAERVFFCNSGAEANEAALKLARKYAHDRFGTQKSGIVAFKNAFHGRTLFTVSAGGQPAYSQDFAPLPPDIRHAVYNDLDSASQLIDDTTCAVIVEPIQGEGGVVPATKAFLQGLRELCDRHNALLIFDEVQTGVGRTGELYAYMHYGVTPDLLTTAKALGGGFPIGALLATEPCASVMTVGTHGTTYGGNPLASAVAGKLLEIVNTPEILTGVKQRHDWFVERINAINERFGLFSEVRGLGLLIGCVLNAEFAGKAKLISQEAANVGVMVLIAGGNVVRFAPALNVSEEEVASGLDRFALACERIKAGGSS from the coding sequence ATGTCTCTGTCAGTTACGCGTGAAAATTTTGATGAATGGATGATGCCCGTATACGCCCCGGCTACTTTTGTGCCGGTTCGCGGTGAAGGCTCGCGACTGTGGGATCAGCAGGGCAAAGAGTATATCGATTTCGCGGGAGGCATTGCGGTTAACGCGCTGGGTCACGCACACCCGGCTTTGCGCGAAGCATTAAACGATCAGGCCGGTAAATTCTGGCATACCGGAAATGGCTACACTAACGAGCCGGTACTGCGGCTGGCAAAAAAACTGATTGATGCCACCTTTGCCGAGCGTGTCTTCTTCTGTAACTCCGGCGCAGAAGCCAACGAAGCGGCATTAAAACTGGCGCGTAAATATGCTCACGACCGTTTCGGCACGCAGAAAAGCGGCATCGTCGCGTTTAAAAACGCCTTCCACGGTCGCACGCTGTTTACCGTCAGCGCCGGGGGCCAGCCGGCCTATTCGCAGGATTTTGCGCCATTGCCGCCGGATATCCGCCATGCGGTGTATAACGATCTTGACTCTGCCAGCCAGCTGATTGATGACACCACCTGTGCGGTTATTGTTGAGCCGATTCAGGGGGAAGGTGGCGTGGTGCCTGCGACAAAGGCCTTTTTGCAGGGACTGCGCGAACTCTGCGATCGCCACAATGCGTTGCTGATTTTTGATGAAGTGCAGACTGGCGTGGGACGTACCGGCGAACTGTATGCCTATATGCACTACGGCGTGACGCCGGATCTGCTGACCACGGCCAAAGCGCTGGGCGGTGGGTTCCCTATCGGTGCGCTGCTGGCCACCGAACCATGCGCAAGCGTTATGACGGTGGGTACGCACGGCACCACTTACGGCGGAAACCCGCTGGCTTCTGCGGTGGCCGGAAAACTGCTGGAGATCGTTAACACGCCGGAAATCCTCACTGGCGTAAAACAGCGTCACGACTGGTTTGTGGAGCGTATTAACGCCATTAACGAACGTTTTGGATTGTTTAGTGAGGTTCGTGGACTGGGCCTGCTGATCGGCTGTGTGCTGAATGCGGAGTTTGCCGGTAAAGCGAAGCTTATCTCGCAAGAGGCGGCCAATGTCGGCGTGATGGTGCTGATTGCTGGCGGTAACGTGGTGCGTTTTGCACCTGCGCTGAACGTTAGCGAAGAAGAGGTTGCCAGCGGACTGGATCGCTTTGCGCTGGCCTGCGAACGTATTAAAGCAGGAGGTTCATCATGA
- a CDS encoding ATP-binding cassette domain-containing protein has product MLIVKNVSLHLGPCVLLNEANFEVNKGDIVTIMGPSGSGKSSLFSWMIGALSPTFQAGGELWLNDRRIDSLPTAQRQIGILFQDALLFDHFSVGQNLLLALPASLKGSARRDKVERALERAGLAGFYHRDPASLSGGQRSRIALLRALLAQPQALLLDEPFSRLDTSLRDAFRQWVFTEVRKLGIPVVQVTHDAQDVPPAGRVLQMANWA; this is encoded by the coding sequence ATGCTAATTGTGAAAAATGTTTCGCTACATCTGGGGCCTTGCGTTCTGCTCAACGAGGCCAATTTCGAGGTCAACAAAGGTGACATTGTCACTATTATGGGTCCCTCAGGCAGCGGCAAATCATCGCTGTTCTCGTGGATGATTGGCGCACTTTCTCCAACGTTTCAGGCGGGTGGCGAGCTGTGGCTTAACGACCGGCGCATCGACTCGTTGCCCACGGCGCAGCGCCAGATTGGCATTTTGTTCCAGGATGCCCTGCTGTTCGACCATTTCAGCGTGGGGCAAAATTTGCTGCTGGCACTCCCCGCAAGTCTGAAAGGATCGGCCAGACGAGATAAGGTCGAGCGCGCCCTTGAGCGTGCCGGGCTGGCGGGGTTTTATCATCGCGATCCGGCGTCACTCTCCGGCGGGCAACGATCGCGTATCGCCCTGCTGCGTGCGCTGTTGGCACAACCACAGGCGCTGCTGCTGGATGAACCCTTCAGCCGACTGGACACCTCGCTGCGCGACGCGTTTCGCCAGTGGGTCTTTACCGAAGTGCGCAAGCTGGGTATTCCCGTGGTGCAGGTTACCCATGACGCGCAGGACGTTCCGCCCGCGGGCCGCGTTTTGCAGATGGCAAACTGGGCGTGA
- the astB gene encoding N-succinylarginine dihydrolase, which produces MKAREVNFDGLVGLTHHYAGLSFGNEASTRHRFQVSNPRLAAKQGLLKMKALADAGFPQAVIPPHERPYIPVLRQLGFSGSDEQILEKVARQAPHWLSSASSASPMWVANAATVCPSADSLDGKVHLTVANLNNKFHRSLEAPTTEALLRAIFRDEHAFAVHSALPQVALLGDEGAANHNRLGGDYGAPGVQLFVYGREEGNVSQPRRYPARQSREASEAVARLNQVNPHQLIFAQQNPDVIDSGVFHNDVIAVSNRQVLFCHEQAFVRQQALLSQLRAQVDGFTALEVPAAEVSVADAVATYLFNSQLLSRDDGSMMLVLPQECREHAGVWRYLNGLLDADNPLDDLRVFDLRESMSNGGGPACLRLRVVLTSQELQAVNPAVMMNDTLFNTLNNWVDRYYRDRLTAADLADPQLLREGREALDSLTQLLNLGSVYPFQQERAIYG; this is translated from the coding sequence ATGAAAGCGCGTGAGGTCAATTTCGACGGGCTGGTGGGACTGACCCACCATTATGCGGGGCTGTCGTTTGGCAATGAGGCCTCGACCCGGCACCGTTTTCAGGTGTCGAATCCCCGTCTGGCGGCGAAGCAGGGCTTATTAAAGATGAAAGCGCTGGCAGATGCCGGGTTTCCTCAGGCGGTGATCCCGCCGCATGAACGTCCGTATATTCCGGTTCTGCGTCAGCTCGGCTTCAGCGGTAGCGATGAGCAGATCCTGGAAAAGGTGGCGCGTCAGGCGCCACACTGGCTTTCCAGCGCCAGCTCGGCCTCGCCGATGTGGGTGGCGAATGCGGCCACGGTCTGTCCTTCGGCCGATTCACTGGATGGGAAAGTGCATCTGACGGTGGCGAACCTGAACAACAAATTCCACCGTTCACTGGAAGCGCCGACTACCGAAGCGTTATTACGGGCGATATTCCGTGATGAGCATGCTTTTGCGGTCCACAGCGCGCTACCTCAGGTGGCTCTGCTGGGCGATGAAGGGGCGGCCAACCACAATCGCCTTGGCGGAGATTACGGTGCACCTGGTGTGCAGCTGTTTGTTTACGGTCGCGAGGAGGGGAATGTGTCACAGCCGAGGCGCTACCCGGCCAGACAATCGCGTGAGGCCAGCGAAGCAGTGGCGCGGCTGAACCAGGTTAATCCGCATCAACTTATCTTTGCCCAGCAAAACCCGGACGTTATCGATAGTGGCGTGTTCCATAACGACGTTATCGCGGTATCGAATCGCCAGGTGCTGTTTTGCCATGAACAGGCATTTGTCCGACAGCAGGCGCTGTTGAGCCAGCTACGCGCTCAGGTTGATGGGTTTACGGCGCTGGAAGTGCCTGCTGCGGAGGTGTCGGTGGCGGATGCGGTGGCAACGTATCTGTTTAACAGCCAGTTGTTGAGCCGTGATGATGGCTCAATGATGCTGGTTTTACCACAGGAGTGTCGTGAGCACGCGGGCGTGTGGCGCTATCTGAACGGTCTACTGGACGCGGATAATCCGCTTGACGACCTGCGAGTATTCGATCTGCGTGAAAGTATGTCGAACGGCGGCGGTCCGGCATGCCTGCGACTGAGAGTGGTGTTAACGTCACAGGAACTGCAGGCGGTGAATCCGGCGGTAATGATGAACGACACGTTGTTCAATACGCTCAATAACTGGGTTGATCGTTACTACCGGGACCGGCTTACCGCTGCAGATCTTGCTGACCCCCAGCTGTTACGTGAAGGGCGCGAAGCGCTGGATTCGCTGACGCAACTGCTCAATCTCGGCTCGGTGTATCCTTTCCAGCAGGAGCGGGCGATCTATGGATAA
- the astD gene encoding succinylglutamate-semialdehyde dehydrogenase produces the protein MTLWINGDWVTGQGERRVKTNPVGGDVLWQGHDADATQVAQACRAARAAFAGWARQPFSARQAVVEKFATLLESNKAELTTIIARETGKPRWEAATELTAMINKIAISVKAYHTRTGEQHNELPDGAATLRHRPHGVLAVFGPYNFPGHLPNGHIVPALLAGNTLIFKPSELTPWTGEAVTKLWAQAGLPAGVLNLVQGGRETGQALSALEDLDGLLFTGSANTGYQLHRQLSGQPEKILALEMGGNNPLIIENPEDIDAAVHLTIQSTFVTAGQRCTCARRLLVKKGAQGDAFLARLVEVSQCLLPGKWDDEPQPFIGGLISEQAAQHVCDAWQRLEALGGRTLLAPRRVKAGTSLLAPGIIELTGVANVPDEEVFGPLLGVWRYDSFDEAISLANHTRFGLSCGLVSPDRNQFDQLLLEARAGIVNWNKPLTGAASTAPFGGVGASGNHRASAWYAADYCAWPMASLESPALTLPTTLSPGLDFSRGEKR, from the coding sequence ATGACTTTATGGATAAACGGCGACTGGGTAACGGGCCAGGGCGAGCGTCGGGTTAAAACTAATCCGGTGGGCGGCGATGTATTGTGGCAAGGCCATGATGCAGATGCTACGCAGGTGGCGCAGGCATGCCGCGCCGCACGTGCGGCGTTTGCGGGCTGGGCCAGGCAACCCTTTTCCGCGCGCCAGGCGGTGGTGGAAAAGTTCGCCACATTGCTGGAGAGCAACAAAGCCGAGCTGACGACCATTATCGCCAGAGAAACCGGAAAACCACGCTGGGAAGCAGCCACCGAACTGACGGCGATGATCAATAAAATCGCCATTTCCGTAAAGGCGTACCACACGCGTACCGGAGAGCAACACAACGAATTACCCGACGGCGCGGCGACGTTACGCCATCGTCCGCACGGTGTGCTGGCGGTGTTTGGTCCGTATAACTTCCCCGGCCATCTCCCCAACGGTCATATCGTTCCGGCGCTGCTGGCGGGCAATACGCTGATTTTTAAACCCAGTGAACTGACGCCGTGGACCGGTGAAGCGGTGACTAAACTGTGGGCGCAGGCGGGACTCCCTGCGGGCGTGCTAAACCTGGTGCAGGGTGGGCGCGAAACCGGGCAGGCGCTAAGCGCGTTGGAAGATCTCGACGGTTTGCTGTTTACCGGTAGCGCCAATACGGGTTATCAACTGCACCGACAGCTCTCCGGTCAGCCGGAAAAAATCCTCGCGCTGGAGATGGGGGGCAACAACCCGTTAATTATTGAGAACCCGGAAGATATTGATGCCGCCGTGCATCTGACTATTCAGTCGACGTTTGTCACCGCCGGGCAGCGTTGCACCTGCGCCCGCCGTCTGCTGGTAAAAAAAGGCGCGCAGGGCGATGCGTTTCTGGCGCGCCTGGTTGAGGTCAGCCAGTGTTTACTGCCCGGCAAGTGGGATGACGAGCCGCAACCGTTTATCGGCGGACTGATATCTGAGCAGGCGGCGCAACATGTCTGTGATGCCTGGCAGCGTCTTGAGGCGTTAGGTGGCCGTACGCTGCTGGCGCCGCGTCGGGTAAAAGCGGGCACGTCACTGCTGGCGCCGGGCATTATCGAACTCACCGGTGTGGCCAACGTGCCGGATGAAGAGGTATTTGGTCCGCTGCTCGGCGTCTGGCGTTATGACAGTTTCGACGAGGCAATAAGCCTTGCGAACCACACCCGATTTGGCCTGTCATGCGGATTGGTCTCACCGGATCGCAATCAGTTTGACCAGTTGTTGCTGGAAGCGCGGGCGGGCATCGTTAACTGGAATAAACCGTTGACCGGGGCGGCGAGTACGGCACCGTTTGGCGGAGTGGGGGCTTCAGGAAACCATCGTGCCAGCGCGTGGTATGCCGCAGATTACTGCGCCTGGCCAATGGCGAGTCTGGAGTCACCGGCATTAACATTGCCGACGACGCTGAGCCCAGGTCTGGATTTTTCTCGTGGAGAAAAGCGATGA
- a CDS encoding ABC transporter substrate-binding protein, translating to MRYCLLCLSLLFSPLATFAQDHSWQQIKNDARGQTVWFNAWGGDNAVNQYLDWISGEMKTHYAINLKIVRLADAADAVKRIQTEAASGRKTGGSVDLLWVNGENFRTLKEANLLQTQWAQTLPNWRYVDTLQPVSEDFSIPTEGAESPWGGAQLTFIANRDVTEQPPQTPQALLAFAKAHPGTVTYPRPPDFTGTAFLEQLLMALTTQPQALKMAPDTATFADVTAPLWQYLDTLHPFLWREGKDFPPTPARMDTLLNNGVLRLSLTFNPAHAQQKVVSGELPKNSYSFGFTQGMIGNVHFVTIPANASTSAGAKVVANFLLSPEAQLRKADPAYWGDPSVLDPQKLPAAQREALQARIPKGLPTVLPEPHAAWVNVLEQEWLRRYGTH from the coding sequence ATGCGTTATTGCTTATTGTGCCTGAGTTTGCTGTTTTCACCGCTGGCGACCTTCGCGCAAGATCACAGCTGGCAGCAGATCAAAAACGACGCCCGTGGCCAGACGGTGTGGTTCAACGCCTGGGGAGGCGATAACGCAGTGAACCAATATCTCGACTGGATAAGCGGCGAGATGAAAACACATTACGCCATTAACCTGAAAATCGTGCGTCTGGCCGATGCTGCCGACGCGGTTAAGCGTATTCAAACAGAGGCCGCTTCCGGGCGTAAAACCGGCGGCTCTGTCGATTTACTGTGGGTGAACGGTGAAAACTTCCGTACGCTGAAAGAGGCAAACCTGCTGCAAACGCAGTGGGCGCAGACGCTACCCAACTGGCGCTACGTTGATACCCTGCAGCCTGTCAGCGAAGACTTCTCCATCCCTACAGAGGGAGCCGAGTCACCGTGGGGAGGCGCGCAGCTTACTTTTATCGCTAACCGTGATGTGACCGAACAGCCACCACAAACCCCGCAGGCGCTGCTGGCATTTGCCAAAGCGCATCCTGGTACGGTGACCTACCCGCGCCCCCCGGATTTTACCGGGACTGCATTTCTTGAGCAGTTGCTGATGGCGCTTACTACCCAACCACAAGCGTTGAAAATGGCGCCCGATACCGCGACGTTCGCTGATGTTACGGCTCCGCTGTGGCAGTATCTTGACACGCTGCATCCGTTTTTATGGCGTGAAGGTAAAGACTTCCCGCCTACGCCCGCACGAATGGATACGCTGCTGAACAACGGCGTACTGCGCTTGTCGCTGACCTTTAACCCCGCGCATGCACAACAAAAAGTGGTCAGCGGTGAATTGCCCAAAAACAGCTACAGCTTTGGTTTTACGCAAGGCATGATTGGCAACGTGCATTTTGTCACGATCCCGGCTAACGCCAGCACCAGCGCAGGGGCGAAAGTCGTCGCCAACTTCCTGCTCTCTCCGGAGGCGCAACTGCGTAAAGCCGATCCCGCCTACTGGGGCGACCCTTCGGTTCTCGACCCGCAAAAATTACCTGCGGCACAACGTGAAGCTCTGCAGGCGCGGATCCCCAAAGGACTACCCACCGTGCTTCCTGAACCCCATGCGGCCTGGGTAAACGTACTGGAACAAGAATGGCTACGCCGTTACGGTACGCATTAA
- the xthA gene encoding exodeoxyribonuclease III, whose translation MKFVSFNINGLRARPHQLAAIVEKHQPDVIGLQETKVHDDMFPLEEVAKLGYNVFYHGQKGHYGVALLTKETPISVRRGFPNDDEEAQRRIIMAEIPSPLGNITVINGYFPQGESRDHPLKFPAKAAFYQNLQNYLETELKRDNPVLIMGDMNISPTDLDIGIGEENRKRWLRTGKCSFLPEEREWMERLMGWGLVDTFRHAHPDTADQYSWFDYRSKGFDDNRGLRIDLLLASNPLAERCEETGIDYEIRSMEKPSDHAPVWAKFRV comes from the coding sequence ATGAAATTTGTCTCTTTTAATATCAACGGCCTGCGTGCCCGTCCTCATCAACTGGCAGCCATTGTCGAAAAACACCAACCGGATGTGATCGGCTTGCAGGAGACAAAAGTCCACGATGACATGTTCCCTCTCGAAGAGGTCGCAAAGCTGGGTTACAACGTTTTCTATCACGGTCAAAAAGGCCATTACGGCGTCGCGCTGCTGACGAAAGAAACGCCCATTTCGGTGCGTCGTGGCTTCCCGAACGATGACGAAGAAGCTCAGCGCCGTATTATCATGGCCGAAATCCCGTCTCCACTGGGGAATATCACCGTGATTAACGGCTATTTTCCGCAAGGCGAAAGCCGTGACCACCCGCTGAAGTTCCCGGCCAAAGCCGCGTTTTATCAGAACCTGCAAAACTATCTGGAGACTGAACTGAAGCGCGACAATCCGGTGCTGATCATGGGAGATATGAATATCAGCCCAACCGATCTGGACATCGGCATTGGTGAAGAGAATCGCAAACGCTGGCTGCGTACCGGCAAGTGCTCCTTCCTGCCGGAAGAGCGTGAGTGGATGGAACGACTGATGGGATGGGGTCTGGTGGACACGTTCCGTCACGCACATCCGGACACCGCCGACCAGTACTCGTGGTTTGATTACCGTTCAAAAGGCTTTGACGATAACCGTGGTCTGCGTATCGATCTGCTGCTGGCGAGCAACCCGCTGGCGGAGCGCTGCGAAGAAACCGGCATCGACTATGAGATCCGCAGTATGGAAAAACCGTCCGACCATGCGCCGGTATGGGCCAAATTCCGCGTCTGA
- a CDS encoding thiamine ABC transporter permease, translated as MATPLRYALILLIWGVMAVIYLPLVPAAIALFTPALSITHWLALFADPQLPQALMATLVSVTLATLGALVIALLAILAMWPGAGWAQLCTRLPWLLAIPHVAFATSVLLLFAEGGLLYRVLPFLTPQADLYGIGLGLTLAVKESAFLLWVLSALLSEKQLARQVTVLDSLGYSRLQCLNWLVLPAIAPALGKVMLAATAWSLSAVDVAIVLGPGNPPTLAVLSWQWLTQGDADQQIKGSLASLLLVLLLCVYALVGYLLWRSWRRTLPGISGKRQRSSSYPLGRSLAQLVPVSGVLCLLVLALVAQYSFIDSQTLFTSLQVGMIASALALITLLLWLEWGPQRGHRWVWLPIILPALPLVTGQYTLALHAQLDGQLLTVVWGHLLWVTPWMLFILKPAWQRIDPRLMLIAQTLGWSRERIFWQVKCPLLLRPTLIAFAVGFSVSIAQYMPTLWLGAGRFPTLTTEAVALSSGGSAARLASQALWQLLLPLLVFALSALLSAWVGRCRQGLR; from the coding sequence ATGGCTACGCCGTTACGGTACGCATTAATCCTGCTGATATGGGGCGTCATGGCGGTGATTTATTTGCCGCTGGTACCTGCCGCCATCGCACTTTTCACACCTGCGCTATCCATCACTCATTGGCTGGCGCTGTTTGCCGATCCCCAGTTGCCGCAGGCGCTGATGGCGACGCTGGTTTCCGTGACGCTGGCGACCCTCGGTGCGTTGGTCATTGCCCTGTTGGCGATCCTCGCCATGTGGCCCGGCGCGGGCTGGGCGCAGCTGTGCACCCGGCTGCCGTGGCTGTTGGCGATTCCGCACGTCGCGTTTGCCACCAGCGTCCTGTTGTTGTTTGCCGAAGGCGGTCTGCTGTACCGCGTGTTGCCTTTTCTTACCCCGCAGGCTGACCTCTATGGGATCGGTCTGGGCTTGACGCTAGCCGTCAAAGAGAGCGCTTTTTTGTTATGGGTACTCTCGGCCCTGCTCAGTGAAAAGCAGCTTGCCCGGCAGGTGACCGTGCTGGACTCGCTGGGATATAGCCGCCTGCAATGCCTCAACTGGTTGGTCTTACCCGCCATCGCACCGGCACTGGGGAAAGTGATGCTGGCGGCCACTGCATGGTCATTGTCGGCGGTGGATGTGGCGATCGTGCTGGGTCCGGGCAATCCGCCAACGCTTGCGGTGTTGAGCTGGCAATGGCTCACTCAGGGCGATGCCGACCAACAGATAAAAGGCTCGCTCGCCAGCCTGCTGCTGGTACTGCTGTTGTGTGTGTATGCGCTGGTTGGTTATCTGCTCTGGCGCAGCTGGCGGCGTACCCTGCCGGGGATTAGCGGGAAGCGCCAGCGTTCTTCATCCTATCCACTGGGGCGCTCACTGGCGCAACTGGTGCCCGTAAGCGGCGTACTCTGCCTGCTGGTTCTGGCCCTGGTTGCACAGTATTCATTCATCGATAGCCAGACGTTATTCACCAGCCTGCAAGTGGGGATGATTGCCAGCGCACTGGCATTAATCACGCTGTTGCTATGGCTGGAATGGGGACCACAGCGCGGACATCGTTGGGTCTGGCTGCCGATTATCCTGCCTGCACTCCCGCTGGTCACCGGACAATATACGCTGGCGCTACACGCACAGCTGGATGGTCAGTTGTTGACGGTTGTCTGGGGACATTTGCTGTGGGTCACACCGTGGATGCTGTTTATCCTCAAACCGGCGTGGCAGCGAATTGATCCACGGTTAATGTTGATTGCGCAGACGCTGGGCTGGTCGCGGGAGCGCATCTTCTGGCAGGTGAAATGTCCACTGCTGCTGCGCCCGACGCTGATTGCTTTCGCGGTGGGATTTTCCGTCAGTATTGCCCAGTATATGCCGACCCTGTGGTTAGGGGCCGGACGCTTTCCCACGCTGACCACCGAGGCCGTTGCATTGAGCAGCGGCGGCAGCGCGGCACGGCTTGCGTCACAGGCGCTCTGGCAACTGCTGCTGCCGCTGTTGGTTTTCGCACTGTCAGCATTACTCTCCGCATGGGTTGGCCGCTGTCGACAAGGACTCCGCTAA
- the astA gene encoding arginine N-succinyltransferase yields the protein MMVIRPIERADITALMQLASKTGGGLTSLPANEATLMARIERSLQTWQGELPKSEQGYVFVLEDSATGTVAGICAIEVAVGLNDPWYNYRVGTLVHASKELNVYNALPTLFLSNDHTGSSELCTLFLDPDWRKEGNGYLLSKSRFMFMAAFRDRFNEKVVAEMRGVIDEHGYSPFWQSLGKRFFSMEFSRADFLCGTGQKAFIAELMPKHPIYTHFLSDEAQSVIGEVHPQTAPARAVLEKEGFRYRNYVDIFDGGPTLECDIDRVRAIRKSRLVEVAEGQPAPGEYPACLVANENYHNFRVMLVRADPHTQRLVLTAAQLDALKCHAGDHVRFVRLCAEEKTA from the coding sequence ATGATGGTGATCCGTCCCATTGAACGCGCCGATATTACGGCGTTGATGCAGTTGGCCAGTAAGACCGGCGGTGGGCTGACCTCGCTTCCGGCTAACGAAGCCACGCTGATGGCGCGTATTGAGCGTTCACTGCAAACCTGGCAGGGCGAACTGCCAAAAAGTGAGCAGGGCTACGTTTTTGTACTCGAGGACAGTGCCACCGGTACCGTGGCCGGGATCTGCGCGATTGAAGTGGCGGTCGGGCTAAACGACCCCTGGTACAACTATCGCGTCGGGACGCTGGTCCATGCCTCGAAGGAGTTGAACGTCTATAACGCGCTGCCGACGCTGTTTCTCAGTAACGATCACACCGGCAGCAGCGAACTTTGCACCCTGTTTCTTGATCCGGACTGGCGTAAAGAGGGCAACGGCTATTTGCTGTCGAAATCGCGCTTTATGTTTATGGCGGCATTCCGCGACCGGTTTAATGAAAAAGTGGTGGCCGAGATGCGTGGCGTGATTGATGAACATGGTTACTCCCCGTTCTGGCAGAGCCTCGGCAAACGCTTCTTTTCGATGGAGTTTAGCCGTGCCGATTTTCTTTGCGGCACCGGGCAAAAAGCCTTTATTGCCGAATTGATGCCCAAGCATCCTATCTATACCCACTTCCTGTCGGATGAAGCGCAAAGCGTGATTGGCGAAGTGCATCCGCAAACGGCACCGGCGCGTGCGGTACTGGAGAAAGAAGGCTTCCGCTATCGCAACTATGTCGACATTTTCGACGGCGGACCGACGCTGGAATGCGATATCGACCGGGTGCGGGCGATTCGGAAAAGCCGGCTGGTGGAGGTGGCTGAAGGTCAGCCCGCGCCGGGCGAGTATCCGGCCTGTCTGGTGGCGAATGAAAACTACCATAACTTCCGCGTCATGCTGGTGCGCGCCGATCCGCATACCCAGCGGCTGGTGCTGACGGCAGCGCAGCTGGATGCCCTGAAGTGCCATGCGGGTGACCATGTCCGTTTCGTTCGTCTATGTGCAGAGGAGAAAACAGCATGA
- a CDS encoding TVP38/TMEM64 family protein, translated as MGVLHYSGLSGLITHFHLLQDLIRQSGIYGYVLYILLFIVAALCLIPGSMLVIVGGILFGPLVGTLVSLFAATVASALSFLLARWLGRDLLLKYVGHTATFQAIEKGIAQSGSDFLILTRLVPLFPYNIQNYAYGLTAIPFWSFTVISALTTFPGLFIYTLMSHELVSDGITLAFMVKLSIAGIILFTLVQAAKAWARVKRIDPSIQRELADKT; from the coding sequence GTGGGCGTTCTCCATTATTCTGGCCTGAGTGGCCTGATAACCCATTTCCACCTTTTACAAGATCTCATCCGCCAGAGCGGCATATACGGCTACGTGCTGTACATTCTGCTGTTTATCGTCGCTGCGCTGTGTCTGATACCCGGCAGCATGCTGGTGATCGTCGGCGGTATCCTGTTTGGCCCGCTGGTGGGGACGCTTGTATCGCTGTTTGCAGCCACCGTGGCCTCGGCGCTGTCGTTCTTACTTGCCCGCTGGCTGGGTCGCGATCTGCTGCTGAAATATGTCGGGCATACGGCCACCTTCCAGGCGATAGAAAAAGGCATTGCCCAAAGCGGTAGCGATTTTCTGATCCTCACCCGCCTGGTGCCGTTATTCCCGTACAACATTCAAAATTATGCCTACGGGCTGACCGCCATCCCATTCTGGTCATTCACCGTCATTTCTGCGCTCACCACCTTCCCCGGCCTGTTCATCTATACGCTCATGTCGCATGAACTCGTCAGCGACGGTATCACCCTGGCGTTTATGGTTAAACTCAGTATTGCTGGCATTATTTTATTTACCCTGGTACAGGCAGCCAAAGCCTGGGCCCGCGTGAAGCGTATTGATCCCTCTATCCAACGTGAGTTAGCCGATAAAACATGA